One segment of Danio aesculapii chromosome 3, fDanAes4.1, whole genome shotgun sequence DNA contains the following:
- the LOC130217086 gene encoding GTPase IMAP family member 9-like, which translates to MRSVSSECSVAQARVSGRFVSLVDTPALLNTQMNQEHLMKEISRSVCLSSPGPHAIPIVLRLDRFTAEEQQIPQMMEEMFGEEMLKYSIILFTGGDQLRGETIKELIEQNGELRAVLAQCGSRYQPFNNIDENNRHQVEDLLQKIDSIIQQNGGAHYTNQMTEDAYRRRRGERFREKKLELRITEMIEA; encoded by the coding sequence ATGAGATCAGTATCCAGTGAATGTTCAGTTGCTCAGGCCAGAGTTTCAGGCAGATTTGTGTCTTTAGTCGACACTCCTGCATTATTAAACACTCAGATGAATCAAGAACACTTAATGAAGGAGATCAGCAGAAGTGTTTGTTTATCCAGTCCTGGACCTCACGCTATCCCCATTGTGCTCAGACTAGACAGATTCACTGCAGAGGAGCAGCAGATTCCTCAGATGATGGAGGAGATGTTTGGTGAAGAAATGCTGAAATACTCCATCATTCTCTTCACCGGTGGAGATCAGCTCAGAGGAGAGACCATAAAGGAGCTGATAGAGCAGAATGGTGAATTAAGAGCTGTATTGGCTCAGTGTGGAAGCAGATATCAGCCGTTCAATAACATTGATGAGAATAACAGACATCAGGTGGAGGATCTACTGCAGAAGATTGACTCAATCATACAGCAGAATGGAGGAGCACACTACACTAACCAGATGACTGAAGACGCTTATAGACGCAGAAGAGGAGAAAGATTCAGAGAGAAAAAATTAGAGCTCAGAATCACAGAAATGATAGAAGCTTAA